A section of the Vulpes vulpes isolate BD-2025 unplaced genomic scaffold, VulVul3 u000000674, whole genome shotgun sequence genome encodes:
- the ATP5F1B gene encoding ATP synthase subunit beta, mitochondrial, with translation MLGFVGRVAATSASGALRGLGPSPLPQVQVLLRASPAALQSARDYATQTSPSPKAGAATGRIVAVIGAVVDVQFDEGLPPILNALEVQGRETRLVLEVAQHLGESTVRTIAMDGTEGLVRGQKVLDSGAPIKIPVGPETLGRIMNVIGEPIDERGPIKTKQFAAIHAEAPEFVEMSVEQEILVTGIKVVDLLAPYAKGGKIGLFGGAGVGKTVLIMELINNVAKAHGGYSVFAGVGERTREGNDLYHEMIESGVINLKDATSKVALVYGQMNEPPGARARVALTGLTVAEYFRDQEGQDVLLFIDNIFRFTQAGSEVSALLGRIPSAVGYQPTLATDMGTMQERITTTKKGSITSVQAIYVPADDLTDPAPATTFAHLDATTVLSRAIAELGIYPAVDPLDSTSRIMDPNIVGNEHYDVARGVQKILQDYKSLQDIIAILGMDELSEEDKLTVSRARKIQRFLSQPFQVAEVFTGHMGKLVPLKETIKGFQQILAGEYDHLPEQAFYMVGPIEEAVAKADKLAEEHS, from the exons ATGTTGGGTTTTGTGGGTCGAGTGGCTGCAACCTCGGCCTCCGGGGCCTTGCGGGGACTCGGCCCCTCGCCGCTACCCCAAGTCCAGGTCTTGCTGCGGGCCAGCCCGGCAGCGCTCCAGTCCG CCAGAGACTATGCCACCCAAACATCTCCTtcgccgaaggcaggcgctgccACCGGGCGCATCGTGGCGGTCATTGGTGCAGTGGTGGATGTCCAGTTTGATGAAGGACTACCACCCATCCTAAATGCCCTGGAAGTGCAAGGCAGGGAGACCAGGCTGGTTTTGGAGGTGGCCCAGCATTTGG GTGAAAGCACAGTGAGGACTATTGCCATGGATGGCACGGAAGGCTTGGTTAGAGGCCAGAAAGTCCTGGATTCTGGTGCACCAATCAAAATTCCTGTTGGTCCTGAGACCTTGGGCAGAATCATGAACGTCATTGGAGAACCTATTGATGAGAGAGGTCCCATCAAAACCAAACA ATTTGCAGCTATTCATGCTGAAGCCCCTGAGTTTGTGGAAATGAGTGTTGAGCAGGAAATTCTGGTAACTGGTATCAAGGTTGTGGATCTGCTGGCTCCCTATGCCAAGGGTGGCAAAATTG GGCTGTTTGGTGGTGCTGGAGTTGGCAAGACAGTACTGATCATGGAGTTAATCAACAATGTCGCTAAAGCCCATGGTGGTTATTCTGTGTTTGCTGGTGTTGGTGAGAGGACCCGTGAAGGCAATGACTTATACCATGAAATGATTGAGTCTGGTGTTATCAACTTAAAAGATGCTACCTCCAAG GTAGCGCTGGTGTACGGTCAAATGAATGAACCGCCTGGCGCTCGCGCCCGGGTGGCTCTGACTGGACTGACTGTTGCCGAATACTTCAGAGACCAAGAGGGTCAAGATGTACTGCTCTTTATTGATAACATTTTCCGCTTCACCCAGGCTGGCTCTGAG gtgtCTGCTTTATTGGGCAGGATCCCTTCTGCTGTGGGCTATCAGCCTACCTTGGCAACTGATATGGGTACCATGCAGGAAAGAATCACCACCACCAAGAAGGGATCTATTACCTCTGTACAG GCTATCTATGTGCCTGCTGATGATTTGACTGACCCTGCCCCTGCAACTACTTTTGCCCATTTGGATGCTACCACTGTGCTGTCCCGTGCTATTGCTGAGTTGGGCATCTATCCAGCAGTGGATCCTCTGGATTCTACTTCTCGAATCATGGATCCCAACATTGTTGGAAATGAGCATTATGATGTTGCTCGTGGGGTACAAAAGATTCTGCAG GACTACAAATCTCTCCAGGACATCATTGCCATCCTGGGTATGGATGAACTTTCTGAGGAAGACAAGTTGACTGTGTCCCGTGCACGGAAAATACAGCGTTTCTTGTCTCAGCCATTCCAGGTAGCTGAGGTTTTCACAGGTCATATGGGGAAGCTGGTACCTCTGAAGGAGACCATCAAAGGATTTCAGCAGATTTTGGCAG gtGAATATGACCATCTTCCAGAACAGGCCTTCTATATGGTGGGACCCATTGAAGAAGCTGTGGCAAAAGCTGACAAGCTGGCTGAAGAGCATTCATGA